Genomic DNA from Candidatus Edwardsbacteria bacterium RifOxyA12_full_54_48:
TTACAGATGCCGAAAGGCATTATCATAGATGAAGCCAACAATACCGACATTTTCGGACGTTTTACCGCCGAACCCCTGGAGCGCGGCTACGGCCTGACCCTGGGCAACGCTCTGCGCCGGGTTCTGCTGTCCTCCATAACCGGGTCAGCAGTGGTGGCGGTCAAGATCGAGGGGGTGCTGCATGAGTTCTCCACCATCCCCGGCATCATGGAGGATGTCACCGAGATCGTGCTCAACCTGAAGCAGCTCAGGATCCGGCTGCATTCCGAGCATCCCAAGACCGTCTACCTGAAGGCCCAGACCAAGGGCCGGATCACCGCCGCCCAGATCGAGGGCGACCCCGATGTGGAGATCCTGAACCCCGATCTGCACCTGGCCACCCTGTCCGAGGACGGCAGCCTGAAGATGGAGCTGACGGTGGATCACGGCCGGGGATACGTGCCGGCCGAGGTGTTCCGCAAGTCATACAACACCATCGGGCTGATCCCGCTGGATGCGGCCTTCTCCCCGGTCTCCAAGGTGAATTTCCACGTGGAGAACTGCCGGGTGGGCGAGCGCACCGACTACGACCGCCTGATACTGGAGGTCCACACCGACGGCTCCATCAAGCCGGACATGGCGGTATCCTACGCCGCCAAACTGCTGCAGGACCACATCGGGCTGTTCCAGTCCTTTGGAGACAAACCCGACGAACTGCGCGAGGATGCGGTGGATAACGACATGCTTAAGATGCGGGATATGCTCAACAAGCCGGTGGAGGAGCTGGAGCTGTCGGTCCGCTCGGCCAACTGCCTGAGAGCCAATAATATCAACACTCTGGGCGACCTGGTGCAGAAGACCGAGAGCGAGATGCTCAAGTACCGTAATTTCGGACGCAAATCCTTGGCCGAGCTGTCGGTGATCCTCAAGGCTATGAGCCTGAGCTTCGGAATGAAGGTCGACCAATTTCTGGAAACCAAGAAGAAATCCAAGTAAACAACATTTTTCGACTACTTTTCTTAAGTAGAATGGAGATCAATGAGACACCGTAAAGATACCGTCAAATTAAGCCGCACCCGGTCCCACCGGGCCGCATTGGTCAGCAACATGGTGACCTCCCTGTTCAAATACGAGCGGATAAAGACCACCATCACCAAGGCCATGGTGATCCGGCGCGACGCCGAGCACATGATCAGCATCGCCCAGAAGGGCACCCTGGCCGCCCGGCGCCAGGTGGCCACCGTGGTCAAGGACCAGACGGTGCTGAGGAAGCTGTTCGATGTGATCGTCCCCCGGATGAAGGACAAGAAGTCGGGCTTTATCTCCATCGTCAAGCTGTGGCCCCGCCACGGCGACGCCGCCCTGCTGGCCCAGATGGAGCTGTTCGGCGCTCCGGACAAGGTGAAGCCCGAGGAGGCCGGAAAGAAGGCCAAGGCCGCACCCAAGAAGAAGCCCGCCTCCGCCAAGGCTGCGGCGGACAAGTCCGAGAAAAAGGAAGAGGGCGAGAAAAAGGCCCCCAAGGCCAAGAAGGAAAAGCCGGAGAAGAAGGCCGTCAAAAAAGAGGCCAAGAAGGCGGAATAATATCCTTTGAACAATGCGGGCGCAGGGTGATTTTCACCTTGCGCCTTTTTTATGAATCAAACGGGAAAAGCAATTAACTTTGGAATACATCAGCCTGGATCTGCCCCTGGCGCAACGTTGTTACTTTCTTGTGACCAAGAAAGTAACCAAAGAAGTCACAACCGCCCAGTTGCGCGGCGGGCAGGGCGTTTGCTCCGGCATTCATTGGACCAGAGCCGGCAGAAAGCAGATAACGCAATGAATGCTTTTTCGGAGCTGCGGCAATGCCGCTCCACTGAAGGCGGGGACCAGAAAGCCAGGAAATTTGTGCCTATTAGCGGTTCCATTTTATCCGAGCACAGTCGTGGGATTGTTAACTGCGCAGGGTGATTTTCATCTTGCGCCTTTTTGTTTGCCAGAAAATAATGCTTGACAGGTTATGGCAATAATGATACTATGCAATAAAGTTTGGTATATGGTAAAAAATGATGAATAAAAGCGTAAAAATATATTCGTTTGGCATATACCTTGCCAGACCAGACCAGACCAGACCAGACCAGACCAGACCAGACCAGACCAGACCAGACCAGACCAGACCAGACCAGACCAGACCAGTTATATAAGTTATTACCGACAGAAAACGTCCCGTCTTGCTTCCCGCAAGGAAGCAGGGCGGGTTTTTTGTTTTAAGTTTTCCCACCTATTTTAATGTGAGTATGAAAGGAGGTGAAACTTGTGGCAATAAGAATTGGACGCAGCTTTGCCGATCTGATAAGCATATTGGAGCAGGTCACGGCTGGCCTTAAATCGGCTGCCGGCGACGCCAAGCAAAAGGCTTATGCGTTGGAACTGGGTAAATATTTGAGTGTTTTGCGTGCATTGGATGAAAAGCAGGAGAAGGCCAAGGCCGAACTGCACAAGCTTTCCAAGGACTTGAAGAAAAACGAAACCGAAGTGCGGTTGCTGCTGGGCAAGGTGGTAAGCTATTTGGAATCGGAATATGGGAAATCTTCGCCGGAACTGCAAAAGTACGGGGTGGCCCGCAGGCAGCCGGGCGGGAAAAAGGGGCCCAGGGTAAAAGCCTAGTGTATTAGAAAAACAGCACACAGTATCTCGGGGTGGTATCCAGGTATTATGTTAATATACGGCATTAGTATGTCAAGGTAATCTACTATTAAACAATAGAATATTATAGTATTGTTTATATTTATAATAAACTGAAAATGGTTGGCCAAACTGAAATATTAAACGTAGAAAGAAGGTTTTATATGATAAAGCGAATAATACTAAGTGCGATGCTTTTGTTGGCGTTTTCTAATTCGTTTGCTGCTTTTGGAATTAAGTATGTTCCAATAAAAGATACAATATTATTATCACCTGGTGAATCATTTTCTGGTAGCGTGTATCGTTATGCTTGGTCGAACGAACCTGGTTGGTACACCTTTATAGATGATTGTATACGCCCATTGTTTGACCGAAATTTATCTTTTAATAGTGGTTGGCCTTATGTGCTAGATACGGGAAATAATAAAATTCATGTCAGAGGGTTAGATTCTGATAGTACTTGGGGTTTAAATGCACCTAGTACACACTATGCAAGCGGATTTTGCACATATTCACTATGGATTGATCCAGACGCAACGCCGAGCAGTACATTGTATGCCGTTCATGTTCTTAATGGTGGGTCAGATATTGGGAATGCCGTTCATGTTCTTAATGGTGGGTCAGATATTGGGAATGCCGTTCATTTTAAAGTTGTAGCTAAAAAGCCGAAAGGATGTGATGGAATAGGGAATCCTGTATCTGCTCTATATGGCAATAAAATTCTTGATGAAAATGATATTTCGTATAAAGATTTATATTTCCAAAGAAAATACGCAAAAGGAATAAAATCATTAAGTGATAGCAGTAAATATTGGAGAAAACCATTTGGAAGCATTGATTGGAATCATAGTTGGAATATATATCTTACTAAAAGTTCTAATAACGATACTATAATATTGATTGATGGCATCAATGGTTGGAATAAATATTTACGTATTTCTGGTAGTACAGATTATTTATCAGAGCGACAGGACGGAAATTATTTGGATAGTATTACCGGCGGGGGGTGGAATTTAAATAAATCTGACGGTACCAGGTATAGATTCAATATTTATGGCACAGTGGATAGTATAATTCTGAAAAGCGGCAAGTTTTATAAACTATGGCATGCTGCAGATAGCACATACCTTGATAGCATTTCAAGTTATTGTGGTAGCAACCTAACTTTACGCTATGGTGTTTCAAATCAATTATTAAGGTTGTTTTATGATTCTTTAGAATATTACGTTGAATATAGATATGATACAACAAGAGCAGGTATGAATATCAGTCAAGTAATTTCTCATATTAACAGCGATGGTTCGGAGAACATTTTAAGCAGATTTTATTACAATGGCGATATTACTAAAAGTATAAACGGGGATTATGGTTCTGGCAGATTGTCTGTATATCAAAGGGGTTTAGGTTGTATAGACACAACCTATAGAGGTAGTAATAAAAAATATGATCGTCTTTGTTGCTGGTATGATTCAACTAATAACAAATTATGTTATCAGGAAATGATAAAAGGCGATAACGATACTAATATAACAAACGACAAGGTGGTTTATAAGGCTTATATAAAATATTTCTTTAACTCATCAACTACTACAGGATATGATAGTACTAAAGTATACTACTGGGAAGAAAATTCGATAATAGGTGCACATGATCCTACTAATCACAACTTTAATCCTAAGGACAGCCTTGCTGCCTGGACCGATAACGAAAAATATTTTATAAAAACTTTAATATTCAACAAGGACGGAACCAAATACAAGGACATGACCTATAGCCCCATTACCGGGATTACTGTTACTACAAAAGATACAATTTATGACAAGGATTACAATCCCGGTTTGGTGATTGGCCCCAATGACGACAGCACGAAATATTATTACTCCACCTATAAAAACCCCGGTGACACTACCACCCGCTACTGGCCCAGCCCCAGCAAGGTAAAATACCCCAACGGGGATTCGGTGATGACCTACTTCTCGGCCAAGGGGGATTCCAATTACCGGCTGCCGGATTCGAGCCGGGACGAGATGGGGCGGATAACGGTCTACCATTACGATTCTGAATACAACGATACGGCAGTGGTGTATAAGAACCGGGTGCTGGCCGACGGCGAGGGCAGCAACCACGACGTGACCACCAGATACCATTACAACAGCAAGGGCAACCTGATTGAAACCCTGGATCCTCTGGGGCACAAGACCATCATGCATTACACCGATTCCGATACCGGGCAATATATGATAGAACAGCGGATAGACATGGGAACATCCGGGGAGGGTAACGAGGATATAGTCACCCAGTACGGGTATAATTTGAGTAATGGGACTATGGATACCATGACATTCTACCGGGATTACCCCAACAATCCCAGCCGGACCTATTATACCTACGACCAGTTCAAGCATCTGGTAAAGACGGTTTATCCCGATACCGCCAGGGATTCCATGGTTTACGACCTAAAGGGTAATCTGCTTAAAAAATACACCATCAAGACAGATACGCTTTATAAGGCGGAATACGAATACGACCCGCACGACCATCTGACCAAGCTAAAGGAATACCGTTCGCCCAACGATTCGGCCAATGCCTATGATTCCACCCTGTATGCCTACAACCTACACGATAAGATGATATCCCAGACCAACGCTTTGGGTAAAATTACCAATTATACTTACTGCATGGACCGGTTGGTCAAAATCGCCTATCCCGATACCACGTATGATAGCATGGGCTACTGGCCCGGGGGCGATCTGAAGTTCAAAAAAGACCGCAAGGGCCAGGTGACGTATTACCAGTACGACGGCTATTCCGCCGGCTGCGGCTGTATGTCGTCCAGCCGCTCAAGATTGGCCAAAAAGTATTATTACGACAGCTTGGACCAGTATGTCAACGGGTTCAACTATCCTTCTGATTCGGTGATCTACGATTATGACCAGGTTGGCAACCGCACAAAAATGGTTGACAAAAACGGAACTACGATGTATTCTTACGACGGGCTTTATAGGCTGCAAACCGACTCCTGCGGCTATTTGAACACCAAGAACAGATACCAATATGATATGGCCGGCAACCGGACCCGGTTGAAGGTTTATAAGGGCGATGACACTACTATTTGCTATCTTGACCAGAATGATACTTTATATGATAATGCCAATCGGTTGGGGCGCACAACGGTGTCCGGGGATAACTACGATTTTACCTATTGGGATACCGGCATACCAAAGAGGATAAGCTATCCCACCTATGGTTTTTATTTATACGAAGACTATTGGGCTACACCCCGTGGTTATATTGATTCTATGAAAACAACTTACAGAGATGAACAGGGAACCTTTGTATGGTTTAGGAATAAATATACTTACAACGGCTTGGGCGACCGGCTTACCAACTACGTTTACATGACGCGTCCCGGCACTTCGGTGCTTTCCGGCACGATAAATTATACCTACGACGGCCTGCGGCGGCTGAAAAAAGTGCAGAACCCGGCCGGCTTCAACAATGCGGCCACCATAGATTACGCTTATGACGGTCTCGGCAACCGGCTTTCCAAGTACCGGAGCAATGGAAACGACACCTCCTACGCATACAACCAGGCAAACAATCAATTGACAATTTACGATAACATACCGCCCAGCGCGGAGGGATTTTACAACTACTACGACGCCAACGGCAACATGACCACCAGATCCGAATGGGCCGAATGGTATTTCAGCTACGACTATGAGAACCGCTTGACAAAGTGCAAAACGGAGAGCAGCGACAGCACCTTGCTTTATTACAATGGCGACGGGGCAAGGTTAAAAAAGGTGGGAACGAATGACAGCTCCAAGCAGTATATACCGGACGGCATGTATTCGGTGGTGGAAAGAACCAATAGCGACAGGCTGCGGTACAAATACGTTTACGCCAACGGCATGCTGCTGGCACGCACAGACAGTTCTGGCAATACCTACCAATACCAGCATAATGCGCTGGGGAGCGTTATTGGGGTTAATGATAAGAGTTCGGCGGTGTATAAAAGTTATCTGTACGACGAGTTCGGGGATTCTTTAGGGGCTTGGGGCAGCCTGAGCAATAGCTATCGCTATACCGGGCAGGAATGGGACGCCTTGCCGCTGAAAGGGTACAATTTACGGGCACGAGAATATTACCCGAAAGTCGGCAGGTTTATGCAGAATGACCCGATAGGTAATGCAGGCGGTAGTTTGAATTGGTATTTGTATGTGGCAAATAATCCGGTGAATTATATTGATATTCTTGGATTGAGTGAATGTACTCGTGAAGAAATGGTTAACGATGCCGCAGGTATTATGGGTAAGTCTATAAGGTTTTATCGTAATAACGTAAATAGTGGTATGGATTGTGCTCATTGGGCAAAGGCATTTCAAAATATGTTTGGTACCCCAAATACTAAATGTTGTAAAATGACAGATGTAGGTTATTGGTGGTTTAATAATCGTAATTGGCCAATGCATAATTTAATACGTGTTGATTGCACAAGTAAATGTGATGATGATAAATATATTTTCTTTATTGATGGATGGTTGGCTGCATTAATTGGTAATAAAACGCCAATATTCTTCGATATGCCTGGTTCACAACCTACGGGCTACCCTTGGGGAGGAAATTAAAATGTTAAAAAATATTAAGTATCAAGAATTATTTATTTTTATTATTGCTATTTTATTTGTGACGGTTTTCGTAATAATATCTTTTAATAATGCAATATTTATTATTTCACCTTTAGGTATTGCGCTTTATGTTGTAGCAATATTACTAACTGTTTCATTAACTATAACTAAAGCAAAGGAAAGACGGCGGAATATACGCTTTGTAATAATCAATCTAATATTTTTATTATTTCTTTTTTCTATAGCACTTAGATTAGTCTTACATGAAAAAACGATATTGCCAATAGTAAAATATAATACATTATCAAATAAATTATATTTATATTC
This window encodes:
- a CDS encoding DNA-directed RNA polymerase subunit alpha, producing MRWKSLQMPKGIIIDEANNTDIFGRFTAEPLERGYGLTLGNALRRVLLSSITGSAVVAVKIEGVLHEFSTIPGIMEDVTEIVLNLKQLRIRLHSEHPKTVYLKAQTKGRITAAQIEGDPDVEILNPDLHLATLSEDGSLKMELTVDHGRGYVPAEVFRKSYNTIGLIPLDAAFSPVSKVNFHVENCRVGERTDYDRLILEVHTDGSIKPDMAVSYAAKLLQDHIGLFQSFGDKPDELREDAVDNDMLKMRDMLNKPVEELELSVRSANCLRANNINTLGDLVQKTESEMLKYRNFGRKSLAELSVILKAMSLSFGMKVDQFLETKKKSK
- a CDS encoding 50S ribosomal protein L17, which translates into the protein MRHRKDTVKLSRTRSHRAALVSNMVTSLFKYERIKTTITKAMVIRRDAEHMISIAQKGTLAARRQVATVVKDQTVLRKLFDVIVPRMKDKKSGFISIVKLWPRHGDAALLAQMELFGAPDKVKPEEAGKKAKAAPKKKPASAKAAADKSEKKEEGEKKAPKAKKEKPEKKAVKKEAKKAE